Proteins encoded together in one Bactrocera neohumeralis isolate Rockhampton chromosome 4, APGP_CSIRO_Bneo_wtdbg2-racon-allhic-juicebox.fasta_v2, whole genome shotgun sequence window:
- the LOC126755721 gene encoding uncharacterized protein LOC126755721 produces the protein MDETGCPTVPTKPVKTIARKGQKQVGSSTSAEKGTNVSLALAVSASGQSIPPFFLFPRVNMKEIFMTHASHGAVGVANGSGYLNSDVLPQFMRHFIKHTGANTDSPTMLLLDNYGSHLSIEAIDLALDHGITLLSFPPKYTHKMQPLDVAVDENPWGDAYKIVMEKIRGGNSQAPTCPTLLEKEVKTLFPTQEP, from the exons ATGGATGAAACCGGGTGCCCGACCGTGCCAACCAAACCTGTCAAAACCATCGCGCGCAAAGGACAAAAGCAGGTCGGCTCATCAACATCTGCCGAAAAAGGCACCAATGTGTCTTTGGCTTTGGCCGTCAGCGCTAGTGGCCAGTCTATACCGCCATTCTTCCTCTTTCCCCGAGTCAACATGAAAGAgatttttatgactcatgcgagtcatggcgctgttggtgttgcgaaCGGTTCTGGTTACTTGAACTCTGACGTATTACCTCAATTCATGCGTCATTTCATCAAGCACACCGGTGCTAATACCGATTCGCCAACCATGTTGCTGCTGGACAACTACGGTTCGCATTTATCGATCGAGGCGATAGATTTGGCGTTGGATCATGGCATCACGTTGCTGTCTTTTCCGCCGAAATACACGCACAAAATGCAGCCGCTAGATGTTGCG GTGGACGAGAATCCGTGGGGTGACGCGTATAAAATAGTGATGGAGAAAATCAGAGGGGGTAACAGTCAAGCACCAACATGTCCGACCCTCCTAGAAAAGGAGgtgaaaacgcttttcccaacgCAAGAACCCTAA